A region of the candidate division WOR-3 bacterium genome:
TTTCACCAAGACCGTAAGCAACATTCTGGAGATCAACCACAATCCTTGGGGGATTAGCGAGGGTAAAATGTCTGAACTCTGGCACGCCCTCAGAAAATTCTAACTCTATTGCAACTCCTTCAGGTACATCTTTAATAGCGTAAGCCTTTAACAAATTCTGAGCAAAGGCACCACCCGTTAAAAATAAGGTAATTGCAAATAAAATTAGTTTTCTCATCGCGTACCTCCTGTGGTTACTGAGGCCTGAGGATTATACACATAGCAGATGATTTGAAGCTTTGCTCGTACTGTCTGTCCACTTTCCCTTTCAGAACCTGTCATTCTCTCTACCTGCAGGTTATCTACTGTCATTATTCTCTCAGAGTTTGCAATAAAACTAATAAAGGTTCCAAGTTCGTGAAAGCCCCCTGTAACCTCAAGGGATATGGGGTACTCTATGTAGAGTTCCTTAACAGTCGGGCTTTGAGGCTTAAAACTTATAATCTTGATCCCAGATGTAATTGCCATTCCCGTAATCTGGGAAAGCCATTCCTCCATTCTCGCTTCCTGAGGCAGATACTTCTGGGTTTCTTCCCAAAGTGCAAGTAAAGAATCTTTCTCCCTTATAATCCTATCGTAATCCTTAACATATTCCCTTAGATTCTGAACCCTTGAGTACTCTTCTTTGTAAGCGCTCTCAACCTTCCTCAATTCTCTGGCCTTCGATGCATAGACCGAATTCCAGAGAAAGATGAAGGTGAGAACATATACTATGACCGCTATTAGCCAGATCGCTGCCGGTGATTTTAGTCTCTCCATAGGACCCTCTATTGAGTTTGCCGTTTAAGGTATATCGTAGGCAAAGTTGCATCCTTTCCTGGTGTAATACTAAAGCCGGTAAGCTCACCATAGGCAGGACCAATCAAGCTATCATGGTAGAAAGCCTGGATCTTTATGCCAATATTGGAGCAGGGAATCAATCCCTCATATTGTGTCACTGGTTCTACAACAAAAGTATAGTTGCCTGAGGTGTCACTTATAGTCTCAAGCATACTCCCCGAATAGGGATACTCTGCCCCTGGATCACCCATTAAATACAATTTTGCGCCCTGTGCAGGTACAAAGACAAAAGTAGTTTCATTGTGGACTGTGTCAATTAGAGCAACCTCATAGCCCACCTTCCCGGTAACGGTTACAGTGTTATCAGAGATACTACTGCAAGATGAGAAGAGAAACGCTGCAACCAAAGCAATGCCAAGATACAAATACCTCATTTGTAAAACCTCCTTTTACTTCAATTTAACACTTAATTGAAAACTGGCATATTTTTCCTCCTGACCACCTGCAACTTCAATGGACAGGAGGTTCACCGAATCTACAATCGGCGAATTTCTTAAATTACTCATAAATTGAGAAATACGAATGTTTGAAAGAGCTCCACCTGTTATGTTTAGATAGTCTCCATTTCTTCCTAAGGCCTCAAGCCAGCACCCTGAGGGGATAACTCTGTTAATCTCATCCAGAAGCTGTACATATTTTGTTCTACCCTGCTGCAATTGAGCAATCAAGTCAAGCTTCCTCCTGGCATCTTCGATCTGCTGTTTAAAACCTTTGATCTCATCAGCCTTTCTTTGAAGTTCAACTTCTTCGGCCTGGAGTTGTGTAATTTGTTTCTTGAGGCCCGAGATTCTTCTTGTTGTGCCAACCGACAATGCAAGAATTCCTATTACAAGAAGGAGCCACACAAAGAGGGCACCCACTAAGTGAGGTAGTAAAGAAACCTCCTCAACCACTGGTACAGCCTCCATACCCGCTTCCGTTGGAAGAAGGTTTACCTTGTGGTCTTTTTTATAGAAGTGTAAAGCATTTCCTATGACAATGGTTAATAACGGTGCATTGTCCTTCAAACCTTTAACGCCTTCTTCAATAGCAAAGAGTCCTGTTATATCAAGGTATTTAATGTCAACACCGTACTTAGTTTTTATGAAATTTGCAAGTCCATAGAGCTTGCTTCCACCGCCCGAAACGTAAATGTTAAATTTCTTTGAGCCTTCTGCAAGCGCTGGTACATATTTTTCCGGAGAAAGGAATCTATCGTGGAGAGAATCCATTGTATCATCAAAGGCAGATTTTTCAATGGCGGCAGTAGGGCCATTCAATGCGGTCTCCTCTGCTTCTTCTACCCTGAGATCAAAGAACCTGGAAAGGTTATCAACGTAGGATTTAATGCCCGTCGGTATTTCAACCATTTGCTGAATCTGACCATCCTTGATATGAATTAATAGGGTCACTTCATATCCTACGTGCAGGAAGAGATTGTCTCCAGAAAGATTCTTAAGATCAAGGGCTTCAATTACCCTAAAGAGTGAAATAAGGTCTGTTGTTACCAGTGTAGGTTCAAGGCCAGCAGCCCTAACGATATCGAGGATATCGTATATGAAACTCAATTTTGCAGTTCCAACCAAGATATCCACAGACTCTGCAATTTGACTCACCCCAAGGATCTCATAATCCCTTACAATCTCCGTCGGGTCGACATGCAACTCTTCCTTGATTTTCCAATCCACAGCTTCTGCAAGTTTCTCTTTCTTCTTATAGTAAGGTATAACCATCGCCTTTGATTTGACTTCGCCACCGGCTATACTTACGACCACATTAGTAGAATCGGTTCCAAGTTTCGCATAGGCATCCCTGATTTTATCAATCAGAACCTGTCTGTCTATTATGTCCTTACCCAAAATCACATCTGGAGGCACCTTTTCAAGAGCATAGGCCTTCAGCACTATATCCTTTTTTACCCTATCGAACAGTGCAGCCTTAACATAGCGGGACCCAATGTCAAGAACGACAATTGGGCCCTTTACCTTACCTTTCCCGATTTTTCCTAATAAGGCCATCATTAACCCCCTTTTATTTACCTACTTCGATAAAGGCACTAACCACTTTGTTTAAAAGATTTTCATCAATTCTTTCACCCAATCTCTTGTAGGTCAAAAGTTCATTAACTATGGTTTCAATCTTTTTGAGATTTAAACCGGGCTTGCTGGCAATTTGGTCAATTACACTGGAAGGAAGTCCCTCTTCCCCAACGAACATCCTTGCAACCTTTCTTTTCAAATCTATCGAAGGCTCTTCAATACCTATAGTCATAAATTCGGTTAATAGTTGCCTGAGTTTACGATTTAAAGTAGGCATATTCTTTAAGGGCAAAGAGCAACTCACAACCGCCTGTTTGTCCCTTGAGACGAGATCAGATAGAACAGTAAGTAACGCATCCTGAGCAAAATCCTTGCCCACAAGGAAATCAAGGTCATCAAAAAGAAGAATGTCTACATCACGCAGAATTTCTAAATATCTATCGATATCCCTTTCCGTCTTAAGTTCTTTTAGAGTCGAGTAGAACTTGTATGCGTCGATATAAATGAATCTCCTTAAGGCTTCGTTCTCGAGTATATAATTTGCTATTGCCTGAAGCAAATGAGATTTTCCACTGCCCTCTGGCCCAAATAGGAATACTTTCTTTGCTCCGACGCCTCTGGTCTCAGCAATATCTTTGCACAAAAGGAAAGCGTGCTTGTTGGTTTCATCTACCACAAAACTATCAAAGGTCTTATCTTTTGCTATAAGTACGCCTATTTCGCCCCTAACTGTACTACCCGTAAAGGGTTCACTAATCTTTTCTGCAGACTCCGTTTCCGCATAATATTTCTCAATGGCTTCCTTAATCTCGCTTACCTTCGAAATGAACGGTCTGATTTTCAAATCTGTAACGTTTTTCAACTCAGCGAGCATCTCCCTGTTAATGGGATTTGCCATTGCCACAGCCAGAGACTTACCCTTTTTTCGTATAGGTATCACAAGATACTTCCTCGCAATTCTTGCCGGAATGTGCTCTACCGCCTCAGGGTCGATATCGATATTTTTAAGATTCACATAATGAAGCATTGGGAAATTATCAAGAATGAATTTTACCAGTTGTTCTTCATTTAGGAATCCCTTTTCTACCAGTATCTCTTCAAGAGTCCCACCTCTTTCCCACTGTTCAGCGAGAGCGTTTTTGATAGCCTCTCTTGTGATAACACCACTTTTTTCCAGAAGCTCGACAAATGTTACTTTGACACCTGTTTTCTCATCTACCTTCGCATCTTTCTTCATCATATGCCCATACTCCTAAACAATTTAATTTTATCTTCCACATCTTTGAACCTGGAATCAAACACATAAACATTGGTGTAAAGTTCTTTTGCCTCGTGGTACCTTTTCATGTTCTCAAGCGTTAATGCAAGATAATAGTATGCCTCAATGTAATCCTTATCTACGGTTCCCGCCTCCTCGATAGCCTTTCTCAAGATTACCTCTGCGAACTCAAGGTCACCCCTTTCATAGAATATTTTACCTAAGTAAATCATAGACTGCAGCCTGTACCTTGGATCGCTCAGTAACTTCTGAAATTCTTCGATTGCAGGTTGATATAGTTTCATCTCATAATATTCCTTAGCCACTTCAAACGGAGGGTCCGATGGATAAGGCCATTCCTCTAAGGATAGAATATCTTCTTTTATCTCTCTCAAAATTCTTAACAAACTCTCATACTTCTCTTTTTCTACTGTACTCTCAACCTTTTCCCCAACTCCAAATTCTTCCTTTACCTTCGTTGCAGGCTTCTCGGTAGGTCTTTTTTCTACTCCTTTCTCTGTCAACGACCTTTCCGAGGTTGGAACCCCTTTCAAACCTGTCGTATCCTCTAACTTAGAAGACCTCTTCTCAGTCAGTGAGACCATCTCCTCATATTTCTTTTTTGAAGCTTCTACCTCTTCTTCTTTTAAAGGCCTTTTCAGTTCTTCAACCCTTTCCTCTTCCGTTCTCTTTTTCTCAACCTTAGGAGCAGTATAAGCAAAAGGTTCTGATGCAGCTTTCTCTTTTTCTACCTCTACTTTTTCTTTGAAGAATTTTTCACTTTTTTTCTCGGTTACTTTCTTCAAAGTGGATTCCCACTCTTTCTGGATCTCCTCAACCTCCTCAGGTGCTTCTTCAACGACCGTCTTGTATTCCTCTACAGGCGGCTCAGTGATTTTTCTATCAATTTTTTCAGATGGTTTACTACTTATTTTCTCACTTTCCTCCGGCAACTCCACAACAGTAGCTTTTTCCCCGGTAATAGGTGGCTCTTCAAGGACAACAGTCTTTTCAGAAATTTGGTCCACTGGGATCTCTTCCTCCTCTTTAAATACAAATTTTTCCGAAGACTTTAATCCTTCAGAAGGCGCTTTTTGGGACTCCGAAGGCGGAACCCCTAAAAAATCAGCAAAAGCAGAGGATGTTATAAAAGTTTTGGGCTCTTCTTCCACTTCTTCTTTTTCGATAAATTCTATTTTTTCCACCTCTTCCTTTTTTTCTTCTTCCTTCTTTGGTTTCTCTGAAACTGCAGCCCCTTGATCTGTTGGCTCGCTAAAAAATCCTCCTAATCCACCGATGTCTCCTCGTTCATAAAACTCTTGTGGTTGCGCAAACTCAATGCCGCTTTCAAGACTCAGCATAGCAAGAGATTCCGCAAGTTCTTGAACCCTCGTAAATAGTCGTTCGAATTTTGAAGCTTGCTCCGTGTGCTCCTGAATTACACTGGCAAATTCATTAATAAGATTAAACAATTTCCCAAGATGTACCGGGTCTATCTTAGGAAGTTTAACATATTCAAGGGCCCAATCCAAAGCCCTGTCAACATTGCCGCTCTCCAGCTCCATTTGAATGAGGTCTAAATAGACGTCATGCCTTTCCTTGTCAAGTCTCAGAATTTTCTTTGCGACAGATATTGCAATTTCTCGGAAATCTTGTTCCTTATACATCTTATAAGCTTTTTCCAGATATTCAAGAGCTTTTTCATGATTTTGCTTCCGGATATAAAGGTCACCGATAGAATTGAAAACTTCGGGGTCTGAGGTCACTTTAGCAAGTTCTTGAAGAACTAAGAGAGCTTCATCATATTTACCCTGCCCTATCAATTTTTGCGCCTGAAGCTTTAACTTCTTTACATCCACTCCACTACTTCCCTTGAATATCATAATAGATAATTATACTCATCAGTGCTCTTATTGTCAAGAAGTTGTTTAAATATCTCATTAACAAGGGCTTTTAAGCCAAGCAAATCTACAGGTGAGTCTTCTAAGTCTTCAATCAACAGCCTCAGACCATCCATAATGTACTTTTCAAAATATTTTTTTCCTTTAACCCTCGAAAGGTAACCATAGGCGCCCAGTGCTTGCATGTGTCTCTGAAGCTTAGTGAATTTAATCTCAAACTCAAGATCGGAGCGTGAAACGACATTTTTCGAAAGGGAATTAAATTCATCAATGTAAACCTTTAAAAGTTCATCACGATAACCTTTCATAAAAGGCATATAAGGGTCGAAAATTAGAGAAGCAAGATCATAGCTTTTTGGACCCCATCTCAAGCCTGTAAAATCAACAATGGCAAGGGAACCATTAGGTTTAACCATGATATTCTGACTCTGATAATCTCGATGGAGTATGACTTTTTCAAATTTACTGCAAATATTAGCAAGTTTGTCAAGTTCTTTTTCTACCTCTTCAGAAACTTCCAAATTGGAAAACCTTTTCACAAAATTGTTAATGAAATGCATCTGCTCCCATCGAAAATATTCATAATCAAAGACAAACTCTTCAAAGTAATCAGCACCTTCCTGAAGAGGCCCGAGGGCGTGGAGCCTCGCTATAATTTTCACGGCATCACTATAATACTTAAGGTAATCTCTGTTGCCTGGGTACTTGAAAAAAGAATAGAGGGTTGTATCACCTAAGTCTTCCATATAGATATGATTTTTTGCTTCATCAACATCAACAATTTTTGGAACGGGAAGGCCGCATTTCACCAGAAATTCTGTGGCCTTTAGGTGCTTCTCAAATTCTTTTTTGTTTTCTCCATAGTCGCAAATCACAAAGCTTTTGTTTCCCTCGTAAACTCTCCAGAATTTCCGGTCAGAACCACCAAGACCTACAAGGTATTTGTTTGACTCGCCGCCCATCGCCGATATTTCATCAAAAGAGATAATCCCAGCAGGTGAGAGAATACAATTCTTATATTCACCCTGTTTTAATTGCACATTATCCAAAATTATAACATTTCTGAGAAGGGTGCCTCTTTCAACTTCTGGCTCTCCTTCAATCACGAGAAATCCGTCAAAGTACAGAGGAGGTAAGGAGCTCTTCGCTTCCCTGATATAAACCCTTTCACCCCTTTTACTTAGAAGCTCAAAAATAGCCTTTGCATAGCTTACGGATGTACCGATGTCATACCAGAATCCTTCCTTAGGCTCAAAAACCACTACCTTATAACCCTCTCTAAGCGCTTTAAGCCAGATTTCTTTTGCATCAAAAGGTCTCACTTCGAAATTCTCAAGTAATCTTTTCCTATAAACGGCGATTCCAGTAAAACCTACCCTTCCTTCCCCAATATCTTTAAGATACCCACCTTCAACGACCAAATTCTTCCTGCAAACCTTCTCAGAGACTACTAAAGTTATATCCGCCCCACTTTTTAAATGAAAGTTAACGACTGATGAGAGGTCAATATCGGAAAGCACATCTCCATTGTGAGCAAGAATGATGTCACTTTTGGCTCTTCTTGCCACATTGACAATGGCTCCTCCTGTTCCAAGGATCTTGGGCTCCTTTACAATCTCTACCCCCCTCAAATTTCTTGCAGCCCTTTCTACAACTTCGGCCAAATAATGGGTATTAATAAAAATCTTTACAGGATTTAAACTCTGAAGCCTTTCATAGACTCTTATAAGGATAGGTTTTCCGAGAACAGGTAAAAGTACCCTGGGCGTTACATTGGTTATGGGTCTCAACCTTTCACCGAAACCTGCCGAGAGAATAACAGCATCAAGATTACTCATAAATAAGGTACTTTGATCTAACCTCTTTGTCAAAAACCTCCCCTTCCAATTTCCACCAGGTTTCTATTTCCTCAATGGAATCTCCTCTATCTAAGGCTTCACGAAGGTGATTTGAGCCTGCAAGAATATCGATAGGCAATTTTTTAAATTCATATTCGTATGGAGGTTCGCGCCACCGGAAATGATCTGGATAAAGTTCTTTGATGACTTTTATTATAACAACGCCTATTTTAAAGGGCTTTAAAGCCTTCTTATCCCTGATATGAATTTGGAGACCTCCGCACCTTTCACCCGCAAACTTGTTAAAAGTTGGGATAAAATAGAGAGGCCTAAAATAAACTCCTTCAAGGCTGTAATTTTCAAGGGCATCAACGAGTTCATAGGGATTAATAAAAGGGGCCCCTAAAATTTCAAAGGGCCTTGTAGTACCCCTTCCCTCGCTTATGTTGGTGGCCTCAAGGAGACACATACCCGGATAGAGTAAGGCGGTTTTTTCTGAAGGCATATTGGGAGATGGGTTTACCCATTCAAGCCCTGTGTCCTCCCAAAAATAGTTCCTACTCCAGTTCTCCATTTTAAGGACGGAAAGATTAATATCTCTTAAATATTCCCCCTTAAAGAGCAAAGCGATTTCTCCTATGGTCATTCCATGTCTCACAGGCAATGGTTTGAGCCCGACAAAGGAAGAATACGTCTCTTCTAAAACAGGACCTTCTACTTCAAGACCACCGATGGGATTAGGTCTATCTAAGACAACCACAAACTTACCATTCTCCAATGCGCTTTCCATAACAAGGTATAGCGTCCAAATATAGGTATAGTAACGCGATCCCACATCCTGTAGGTCTACCACAATGCCATCAATACCTTCTAACATATAGGGCAAAGGTTTTCTACTCTTACCGTATAAGCTGTAGACAGGGAGTCCCGTTGAAGGGTCTCTAAAATCTTCCCACTCAATCATATTATCCTGGGTTTCACCGAAAAGGCCATGTTGAGGAGCGAGAAGTGCCTTGACTTTGACCTTATCAAAATGGGAAAAGACATCCCACGTGTATCTCAAATTGCTATTTACCGAGGCTTGATGCACAAGAAGGGCAACCTTAGCGCCCTTTAACTCCTTAGGCCATTCCTCTTCCATCCTATCGATCCCCAGTCTAATACGCACGAAGTCTCTCCTTCCCATAGTTACAAATTTCAAGTACAGGACAGCTTCCACAATTTGGATTTCTCTTGGTGCAGTAAGTCTTTCCTAATTTAACAAACAGAGCATGATACTCGTTGTACATATTGACATCGAGCGGAAGGTTTTCCATGAACAACCGCTGAACTTCATCATAAGGAATTCGTTCCTGTTCAATCAAACCAATTCTTTTTAATATCCTGCGGGTATACGCATCGACAACAAAAACAGGCTTCTCAAGGGCATAAAGGATAATGGAATCCGCCGTCTCAGGGCCTATTCCAGGAATTTTCAATAACTCTTCTCGAAGGCTTTTCAATTGCCTTTTCTTAAGGGCTTCTATGCCTCCATTTTCATAAAGGTAATTAATCAAATTCTTTAGTCTCTTAGACTTCAACCTAAAGAACCCGCTGGGCCTTATAAGCTGAGCAATCTCATCTTCACTTGCTGAGTGAAGAGAATTGAGGTCCATCTTCCCTGCGCTCTTTAAATTATCAATTGCCTTCTCTACGTTTTTCCAGGCAGTATTCTGCGTTAACACTGCACCAATTATTATTTCCAGTTCGGATTCACCAGGCCACCAGTGTTGAGGTCCGAAATGAGAGTATAAAAGTTGGAAAAGCCTTTTAAGAGTTCCCTTCATCCTCTTCGTATTTCAAAAGAGACTC
Encoded here:
- the pilO gene encoding type 4a pilus biogenesis protein PilO, whose translation is MERLKSPAAIWLIAVIVYVLTFIFLWNSVYASKARELRKVESAYKEEYSRVQNLREYVKDYDRIIREKDSLLALWEETQKYLPQEARMEEWLSQITGMAITSGIKIISFKPQSPTVKELYIEYPISLEVTGGFHELGTFISFIANSERIMTVDNLQVERMTGSERESGQTVRAKLQIICYVYNPQASVTTGGTR
- the pilM gene encoding pilus assembly protein PilM, with the translated sequence MMALLGKIGKGKVKGPIVVLDIGSRYVKAALFDRVKKDIVLKAYALEKVPPDVILGKDIIDRQVLIDKIRDAYAKLGTDSTNVVVSIAGGEVKSKAMVIPYYKKKEKLAEAVDWKIKEELHVDPTEIVRDYEILGVSQIAESVDILVGTAKLSFIYDILDIVRAAGLEPTLVTTDLISLFRVIEALDLKNLSGDNLFLHVGYEVTLLIHIKDGQIQQMVEIPTGIKSYVDNLSRFFDLRVEEAEETALNGPTAAIEKSAFDDTMDSLHDRFLSPEKYVPALAEGSKKFNIYVSGGGSKLYGLANFIKTKYGVDIKYLDITGLFAIEEGVKGLKDNAPLLTIVIGNALHFYKKDHKVNLLPTEAGMEAVPVVEEVSLLPHLVGALFVWLLLVIGILALSVGTTRRISGLKKQITQLQAEEVELQRKADEIKGFKQQIEDARRKLDLIAQLQQGRTKYVQLLDEINRVIPSGCWLEALGRNGDYLNITGGALSNIRISQFMSNLRNSPIVDSVNLLSIEVAGGQEEKYASFQLSVKLK
- a CDS encoding DnaA/Hda family protein, whose translation is MMKKDAKVDEKTGVKVTFVELLEKSGVITREAIKNALAEQWERGGTLEEILVEKGFLNEEQLVKFILDNFPMLHYVNLKNIDIDPEAVEHIPARIARKYLVIPIRKKGKSLAVAMANPINREMLAELKNVTDLKIRPFISKVSEIKEAIEKYYAETESAEKISEPFTGSTVRGEIGVLIAKDKTFDSFVVDETNKHAFLLCKDIAETRGVGAKKVFLFGPEGSGKSHLLQAIANYILENEALRRFIYIDAYKFYSTLKELKTERDIDRYLEILRDVDILLFDDLDFLVGKDFAQDALLTVLSDLVSRDKQAVVSCSLPLKNMPTLNRKLRQLLTEFMTIGIEEPSIDLKRKVARMFVGEEGLPSSVIDQIASKPGLNLKKIETIVNELLTYKRLGERIDENLLNKVVSAFIEVGK
- a CDS encoding tetratricopeptide repeat protein → MIFKGSSGVDVKKLKLQAQKLIGQGKYDEALLVLQELAKVTSDPEVFNSIGDLYIRKQNHEKALEYLEKAYKMYKEQDFREIAISVAKKILRLDKERHDVYLDLIQMELESGNVDRALDWALEYVKLPKIDPVHLGKLFNLINEFASVIQEHTEQASKFERLFTRVQELAESLAMLSLESGIEFAQPQEFYERGDIGGLGGFFSEPTDQGAAVSEKPKKEEEKKEEVEKIEFIEKEEVEEEPKTFITSSAFADFLGVPPSESQKAPSEGLKSSEKFVFKEEEEIPVDQISEKTVVLEEPPITGEKATVVELPEESEKISSKPSEKIDRKITEPPVEEYKTVVEEAPEEVEEIQKEWESTLKKVTEKKSEKFFKEKVEVEKEKAASEPFAYTAPKVEKKRTEEERVEELKRPLKEEEVEASKKKYEEMVSLTEKRSSKLEDTTGLKGVPTSERSLTEKGVEKRPTEKPATKVKEEFGVGEKVESTVEKEKYESLLRILREIKEDILSLEEWPYPSDPPFEVAKEYYEMKLYQPAIEEFQKLLSDPRYRLQSMIYLGKIFYERGDLEFAEVILRKAIEEAGTVDKDYIEAYYYLALTLENMKRYHEAKELYTNVYVFDSRFKDVEDKIKLFRSMGI
- a CDS encoding phosphotransferase, encoding MTKRLDQSTLFMSNLDAVILSAGFGERLRPITNVTPRVLLPVLGKPILIRVYERLQSLNPVKIFINTHYLAEVVERAARNLRGVEIVKEPKILGTGGAIVNVARRAKSDIILAHNGDVLSDIDLSSVVNFHLKSGADITLVVSEKVCRKNLVVEGGYLKDIGEGRVGFTGIAVYRKRLLENFEVRPFDAKEIWLKALREGYKVVVFEPKEGFWYDIGTSVSYAKAIFELLSKRGERVYIREAKSSLPPLYFDGFLVIEGEPEVERGTLLRNVIILDNVQLKQGEYKNCILSPAGIISFDEISAMGGESNKYLVGLGGSDRKFWRVYEGNKSFVICDYGENKKEFEKHLKATEFLVKCGLPVPKIVDVDEAKNHIYMEDLGDTTLYSFFKYPGNRDYLKYYSDAVKIIARLHALGPLQEGADYFEEFVFDYEYFRWEQMHFINNFVKRFSNLEVSEEVEKELDKLANICSKFEKVILHRDYQSQNIMVKPNGSLAIVDFTGLRWGPKSYDLASLIFDPYMPFMKGYRDELLKVYIDEFNSLSKNVVSRSDLEFEIKFTKLQRHMQALGAYGYLSRVKGKKYFEKYIMDGLRLLIEDLEDSPVDLLGLKALVNEIFKQLLDNKSTDEYNYLL
- a CDS encoding DUF1343 domain-containing protein — its product is MGRRDFVRIRLGIDRMEEEWPKELKGAKVALLVHQASVNSNLRYTWDVFSHFDKVKVKALLAPQHGLFGETQDNMIEWEDFRDPSTGLPVYSLYGKSRKPLPYMLEGIDGIVVDLQDVGSRYYTYIWTLYLVMESALENGKFVVVLDRPNPIGGLEVEGPVLEETYSSFVGLKPLPVRHGMTIGEIALLFKGEYLRDINLSVLKMENWSRNYFWEDTGLEWVNPSPNMPSEKTALLYPGMCLLEATNISEGRGTTRPFEILGAPFINPYELVDALENYSLEGVYFRPLYFIPTFNKFAGERCGGLQIHIRDKKALKPFKIGVVIIKVIKELYPDHFRWREPPYEYEFKKLPIDILAGSNHLREALDRGDSIEEIETWWKLEGEVFDKEVRSKYLIYE
- a CDS encoding endonuclease III domain-containing protein yields the protein MKGTLKRLFQLLYSHFGPQHWWPGESELEIIIGAVLTQNTAWKNVEKAIDNLKSAGKMDLNSLHSASEDEIAQLIRPSGFFRLKSKRLKNLINYLYENGGIEALKKRQLKSLREELLKIPGIGPETADSIILYALEKPVFVVDAYTRRILKRIGLIEQERIPYDEVQRLFMENLPLDVNMYNEYHALFVKLGKTYCTKRNPNCGSCPVLEICNYGKERLRAY